GAGCTGGACGAGGCGCGCCCCCGACAGGTCGCGCGGGAGCTTCATCCGACCGCGACGAATTCGTCGCGCACGAGGTGGAGGCGTACACCCGACGGAGGCTCCCGATCGAAGAAGTAGGCCGCGACGGCCTCGAGCACGTTCGCGCGCAACTCCTCCCAGGTATCCGCCTGGCTGAAGATTCCCTCGGTCAGGCACTCGGCCACGAACCCACCGTCACCCTCCTGCACCACCTCGA
The sequence above is drawn from the Candidatus Methylomirabilis tolerans genome and encodes:
- a CDS encoding type II toxin-antitoxin system HicB family antitoxin, with amino-acid sequence MSEVIFEVVQEGDGGFVAECLTEGIFSQADTWEELRANVLEAVAAYFFDREPPSGVRLHLVRDEFVAVG